In the genome of Notamacropus eugenii isolate mMacEug1 chromosome 5, mMacEug1.pri_v2, whole genome shotgun sequence, one region contains:
- the GFY gene encoding Golgi-associated olfactory signaling regulator, whose product MRSLWLFVFLFLHLSSPVSEAAPAATPPPEPSKQYNAEGGVVPGATSPPETPAPTPQQSEWIPSQTSQPESYESPGPASPGVGQLESLKVLASMPPAPSQPESHATESPSAPEILQPEPHASDFSAVHLEESQATPSPDLSETSRSEPRGSSNLPLKTPSPESPSVPQYEPSEPVHAAPGTPSSEPPGHMQSESPGTIIPDPPETPHLESSPVFQSESPETPHPESSATPSPTPPEMSHMASSAASSTSSPETPYLEYSMTSHSGSPETPYQASHQSDPQPSNGPQNSFPAASRLLEPPPPPDPPARPRPLQRRRGSDTVNTIIVVERVQETGVTLVGRSRGAGGGALCLFLAGAGLLLGVFLLLWCLYRRAARSRPFGHHRLPNDSDEPALHLHSPKDPYDLHFYAPDLWVPSHIATKQPPSTPPLPPKLPPPPGRSSSPLRLEPLSPAALPNNFV is encoded by the exons ATGAGATCGCTGTGGCTTTTCGTCTTCCTATTCCTCCATCTGAGCTCCCCAGTTTCCGAGGCGGCCCCCGCAGCTACGCCACCTCCGGAGCCCTCGAAGCAGTACAACGCAGAGGGCGGCGTGGTCCCTGGAGCGACTTCCCCTCCAGAGACCCCAGCCCCGACCCCCCAGCAGTCCGAATGGATCCCTTCCCAAACTTCCCAGCCAGAATCCTACGAAAGCCCGGGCCCAGCTTCTCCTGGGGTTGGACAGTTAGAATCTCTGAAGGTCCTTGCCTCAATGCCGCCAGCGCCTTCCCAACCAGAATCACACGCAACCGAGAGCCCTAGTGCCCCTGAGATTTTACAGCCAGAGCCCCACGCTTCTGACTTCTCAGCTGTACACCTAGAAGAATCCCAGGCCACTCCCAGTCCTGACCTCTCCGAGACTTCCCGATCTGAACCCCGAGGGTCCTCCaaccttcctctgaaaactccctccCCAGAATCTCCCAGTGTCCCGCAGTATGAGCCCTCAGAGCCTGTCCATGCAGCTCCTGGCACCCCCAGCTCTGAACCCCCGGGACATATGCAATCCGAATCTCCTGGGACCATTATCCCTGACCCCCCAGAGACTCCCCATCTAGAATCTTCCCCGGTTTTTCAGTCTGAAAGCCCAGAAACACCCCACCCAGAATCCTCCGccacccccagccccaccccGCCAGAAATGTCCCATATGGCATCGTCTGCCGCCTCCAGCACCAGCTCCCCGGAAACTCCTTACTTAGAATATTCCATGACTTCCCACTCTGGGTCCCCCGAGACTCCCTACCAAGCATCCCATCAATCAGATCCCCAACCCTCTAATGGTCCTCAGAACTCATTCCCTGCAGCCTCCAGGCTCCTGGAACCTCCACCTCCCCCTGATCCACCAGCTCGGCCTAGGCCTCTTCAGCGGCGACGTGGGAGCGACACTGTGAATACCATCATCGTAGTAGAGAGAGTTCAGGAGACTG GTGTGACCCTAGTGGGTAGATCTCGCGGCGCGGGAGGCGGGGCTTTGTGCCTCTTCCTGGCTGGGGCTGGGCTCCTACTCGGAGTTTTCCTGCTCCTTTGGTGTTTATACCGCCGGGCTGCACGTTCTAGACCCTTTGGACACCACCGGCTGCCGAACGACAGCGATGAGCCAG CTCTCCACCTGCACTCCCCGAAGGATCCTTATGACCTCCACTTTTACGCCCCGGACTTGTGGGTTCCCTCCCACATTGCCACCAAGCAGCCACCGAGCACGCCCCCTCTGCCTCCCAAGCTGCCCCCGCCCCCGGGCCGAAGCTCGTCGCCGCTGCGCCTGGAGCCGCTCTCCCCTGCTGCTCTGCCCAACAACTTTGTGTGA
- the PTH2 gene encoding tuberoinfundibular peptide of 39 residues isoform X2, whose product MENPKSRGRRRCGLLLLLLLLLLLPGISGTTGAVLSRPESPNSWLPWVPPPASLTLRNWSLQLTGEDPARAPGPRPQLETRPQDPAPSAGPQRRLVVADDAAFRERARLLAALERRRWLNSYMNKLLVVSNAAAD is encoded by the exons ATGGAGAACCCCAAGAGCCGGGGGCGCCGCCGGTGCgggctactgctgctgctgttgctgctgctgctgctgcctgggatcTCCGGCACCACCGGGGCTGTTTTGTCCCGCCCTGAGAGCCCCAA CTCCTGGCTCCCGTGGGTCCCGCCTCCCGCCTCTCTGACCCTGCGGAACTGGAGTCTTCAGCTGACCGGGGAGGACCCCGCCCGGGCCCCCGGGCCCCGCCCCCAACTCGAGACCCGCCCCCAGGACCCCGCCCCGAGCGCTGGACCCCAACGGCGCCTGGTGGTGGCTGACGACGCGGCTTTTCGGGAGCGGGCTCGCCTTCTGGCAGCCCTGGAGCGGCGCCGCTGGCTCAATTCCTACATGAACAAGCTCCTGGTGGTCAGCAATGCGGCCGCGGACTGA
- the PTH2 gene encoding tuberoinfundibular peptide of 39 residues isoform X1 has translation MAGAAEQDLCTPQVMENPKSRGRRRCGLLLLLLLLLLLPGISGTTGAVLSRPESPNSWLPWVPPPASLTLRNWSLQLTGEDPARAPGPRPQLETRPQDPAPSAGPQRRLVVADDAAFRERARLLAALERRRWLNSYMNKLLVVSNAAAD, from the exons ATGGCTGGAGCCGCTGAGCAGGACTTGTGTACCCCACAGGTGATGGAGAACCCCAAGAGCCGGGGGCGCCGCCGGTGCgggctactgctgctgctgttgctgctgctgctgctgcctgggatcTCCGGCACCACCGGGGCTGTTTTGTCCCGCCCTGAGAGCCCCAA CTCCTGGCTCCCGTGGGTCCCGCCTCCCGCCTCTCTGACCCTGCGGAACTGGAGTCTTCAGCTGACCGGGGAGGACCCCGCCCGGGCCCCCGGGCCCCGCCCCCAACTCGAGACCCGCCCCCAGGACCCCGCCCCGAGCGCTGGACCCCAACGGCGCCTGGTGGTGGCTGACGACGCGGCTTTTCGGGAGCGGGCTCGCCTTCTGGCAGCCCTGGAGCGGCGCCGCTGGCTCAATTCCTACATGAACAAGCTCCTGGTGGTCAGCAATGCGGCCGCGGACTGA
- the SLC17A7 gene encoding vesicular glutamate transporter 1 produces MEFRQDEFRKLAGRALGRLHRLLEKRQEGAETLELSAEGRPVASGGAAGRPRPVLDCTCWGLPRRYVIAVMSGLGFCISFGIRCNLGVAIVSMVNNSTVHKGGHVTVQKAQFSWDPETVGLIHGSFFWGYIVTQIPGGFICQKFAANRVFGFAIVATSTLNMLIPSAARVHYGCVIFVRILQGLVEGVTYPACHGIWSKWAPPLERSRLATTAFCGSYAGAVVAMPLAGVLVQYSGWSSVFYVYGSFGIFWYLFWLLVSYESPAQHPSISEEERKYIEDAIGESARLMNPLVKFSTPWRRFFTSMPVYAIIVANFCRSWTFYLLLISQPAYFEEVFGFEISKVGLVSALPHLVMTIVVPIGGQIADFLRSRHIMSTTNVRKMMNCGGFGMEATLLLVVGYSHSKGVAISFLVLAVGFSGFAISGFNVNHLDIAPRYASILMGISNGVGTLSGMVCPIIVGAMTKHKTREEWQSVFLIASLVHYGGVLFYGIFASGEKQPWAEPEELSEEKSGLVQHDQLAASSDESDGPDDPAFSYVAASGEPAAPGAPPGPGPALGPGPPPSYGATGRSPAPPTWPPTPRDY; encoded by the exons GCTCCTGGAAAAACGGCAGGAGGGCGCTGAGACTCTAGAATTGAGCGCGGAGGGCCGGCCGGTGGCTTCTGGCGGGGCTGCAGGGCGGCCGCGGCCTGTACTAGATTGCACGTGCTGGGGGCTCCCCCGTCGCTACGTCATCGCCGTCATGAGCGGTCTGGGTTTCTGCATCAGTTTCGGCATCCGCTGCAACCTGGGTGTGGCCATCGTGTCTATGGTGAACAACAGCACAGTGCACAAGGGTGGCCACGTGACCGTACAG AAAGCCCAGTTCAGCTGGGACCCTGAAACCGTGGGCCTCATCCACGGTTCCTTCTTCTGGGGCTACATCGTCACCCAGATTCCCGGGGGCTTCATCTGCCAGAAGTTTGCGGCCAACAG GGTCTTCGGCTTCGCCATAGTGGCCACGTCCACCCTCAACATGCTGATCCCCTCCGCTGCCCGAGTCCATTACGGCTGCGTTATCTTTGTGCGAATCCTGCAGGGACTGGTGGAG GGTGTCACGTACCCAGCCTGCCACGGGATTTGGAGTAAGTGGGCCCCGCCCCTGGAGCGCAGCCGTCTGGCAACCACAGCCTTTTGTG GCTCCTACGCTGGGGCTGTGGTGGCCATGCCTCTCGCCGGAGTCCTGGTCCAGTACTCGGGATGGAGCTCCGTGTTCTACGTATATG GAAGCTTTGGGATCTTCTGGTACCTCTTCTGGCTCCTTGTGTCCTACGAGTCTCCGGCCCAGCACCCGAGCATCTCAGAGGAGGAGCGCAAGTACATTGAGGACGCGATCGGCGAGAGTGCCCGACTCATGAACCCGCTTGTG AAATTCAGCACGCCGTGGCGTCGCTTCTTCACGTCCATGCCCGTCTACGCCATCATCGTAGCCAATTTCTGTCGGAGCTGGACGTTCTACTTGCTGCTGATTTCTCAGCCTGCCTATTTTGAGGAGGTCTTCGGGTTTGAGATCAGCAAG gTGGGCCTGGTGTCCGCGCTCCCTCATCTGGTGATGACTATAGTAGTCCCCATCGGGGGCCAGATCGCTGACTTTCTGAGAAGCCGACACATCATGTCCACCACCAATGTTCGCAAGATGATGAATTGTGGGG GCTTCGGTATGGAGGCCACATTGCTCCTGGTCGTCGGCTACTCTCACTCCAAGGGCGTAGCCATCTCCTTCTTGGTCTTGGCGGTGGGCTTCAGCGGCTTCGCCATCTCGG GCTTCAACGTGAACCACTTGGACATCGCCCCGCGCTATGCCAGCATCCTCATGGGCATCTCCAACGGCGTAGGTACCCTCAGCGGCATGGTGTGTCCCATCATCGTGGGGGCCATGACCAAACACAAG ACCCGGGAGGAGTGGCAGTCGGTGTTCCTCATCGCTTCCCTGGTGCACTATGGGGGAGTTTTGTTCTATGGCATCTTCGCCTCCGGGGAGAAGCAGCCTTGGGCGGAGCCCGAGGAGCTGAGCGAAGAGAAGTCCGGTCTTGTCCAGCATGATCAGCTAGCAGCCAGTAGTGATGAGAGCGATGGCCCAGATGACCCTGCCTTCTCCTACGTTGCTGCCTCTGGGGAGCCCGCCGCACCAGGAGCCCCCCCTGGACCAGGCCCTGCGCTGGGTCCTGGGCCCCCACCCTCCTATGGGGCCACCGGGAGAAGTCCTGCCCCACCCACCTGGCCCCCAACCCCGAGGGACTACTGA